From the Chitinolyticbacter meiyuanensis genome, one window contains:
- a CDS encoding DUF4124 domain-containing protein, whose translation MKMHVLLAFLLVLPTTAAAEVYKCRGSDGAVVYSDAPCGGTRLEFKPGSVSEVEGLRPTPTPPASMRILPTPTPTPAPAPVIEPDDPKVDPDLPMTENCSVDNPDRDPEFCRPSNLNNVYGDPDRKPRIRPRPRPH comes from the coding sequence ATGAAGATGCATGTGTTGCTGGCTTTTTTGCTGGTGCTGCCAACTACAGCCGCGGCCGAGGTCTACAAATGCCGCGGCAGCGATGGGGCGGTGGTCTACTCGGATGCGCCGTGTGGCGGGACTCGGCTCGAGTTCAAGCCAGGCAGCGTATCGGAGGTGGAAGGGCTGCGCCCCACGCCGACGCCACCGGCCAGCATGCGTATCCTTCCGACGCCCACCCCGACGCCAGCGCCCGCTCCTGTGATCGAGCCTGACGATCCAAAGGTCGATCCCGACCTGCCGATGACGGAGAACTGCAGCGTCGACAATCCGGACCGTGATCCGGAGTTTTGCCGGCCATCCAATCTCAACAATGTCTATGGTGACCCGGATCGCAAGCCGCGCATCCGGCCGCGCCCGCGTCCGCATTGA
- the upp gene encoding uracil phosphoribosyltransferase, whose amino-acid sequence MTVTVVDHPLVQHKLALLREADISTNKFRLLTEELARLLAYEATRDLALENKTITGWCGPVAVQKIKGKKLTVVPILRAGLGMLNGVLDLVPSAKISVVGLARNHETLQPEPYFEKFVDRLDDRLALIIDPMLATGGSMVATIDMLKRKGCQQIKAIVMVAAPEGVQRVTEAHPNVQLYTASLDSHLNEHGYIIPGLGDAGDKIFGTK is encoded by the coding sequence ATGACTGTCACCGTCGTCGACCACCCGTTGGTCCAGCACAAGCTCGCCTTGCTGCGCGAAGCCGATATCAGCACCAACAAGTTCCGCCTGCTGACCGAGGAGCTGGCACGCCTGCTGGCCTATGAGGCCACCCGCGATCTGGCGCTGGAAAACAAGACCATCACCGGCTGGTGTGGGCCGGTTGCAGTGCAGAAGATCAAGGGCAAGAAGCTGACTGTGGTGCCCATCCTGCGCGCGGGGCTCGGCATGCTCAATGGCGTGCTCGATCTGGTGCCATCGGCCAAGATCAGCGTGGTGGGCTTGGCTCGCAACCACGAAACACTGCAGCCCGAGCCCTATTTCGAGAAGTTCGTCGACCGGCTCGACGACCGGCTGGCGCTGATCATCGATCCGATGCTGGCCACCGGCGGCTCGATGGTGGCGACCATTGATATGCTCAAGCGCAAGGGCTGTCAGCAGATCAAGGCCATCGTGATGGTGGCCGCGCCGGAAGGCGTGCAGCGCGTGACCGAAGCGCATCCGAATGTGCAGCTCTATACCGCGTCGCTCGATAGCCATCTGAACGAGCACGGTTACATCATTCCAGGGTTGGGGGACGCCGGCGACAAGATCTTCGGCACCAAATAA
- a CDS encoding Yip1 family protein has translation MKLADYGHLFTSYHQGWDELRAAHPDRQSVFYRLVLPLSLLPALMILYAGFANGALYAPALSVTGWLLIAAVFLAAELGTVTLMGWIVHQLTERHMGEGDYDGSTLLAAIAAVPMWLSSLTLFVPSLPFNIACAVLGLIAACALVYHGLPTMVGEHDKEELRDTTYLVMWFGVGAWAVLSMLILLLMLAGDGK, from the coding sequence ATGAAACTCGCTGACTATGGCCACCTGTTCACGTCCTACCACCAGGGCTGGGACGAGCTGAGGGCGGCCCACCCCGATCGCCAATCCGTGTTCTACCGCCTGGTCCTGCCGCTCTCGCTGCTACCGGCGCTGATGATCCTCTACGCAGGCTTCGCCAACGGCGCGCTGTATGCGCCTGCGCTGTCCGTCACCGGCTGGTTGCTAATAGCGGCCGTGTTCCTCGCTGCCGAGCTCGGCACGGTGACGCTGATGGGCTGGATCGTCCACCAGTTGACAGAGCGCCACATGGGCGAAGGCGACTACGACGGCAGCACGCTGTTGGCCGCCATCGCCGCAGTGCCGATGTGGCTGTCGTCGCTGACGCTGTTCGTACCGAGCCTGCCGTTCAACATCGCCTGCGCGGTGCTGGGCCTGATCGCCGCGTGCGCGCTGGTCTACCACGGCCTGCCGACCATGGTCGGCGAGCACGACAAGGAAGAGCTGCGCGATACCACCTATCTGGTGATGTGGTTCGGCGTCGGTGCCTGGGCCGTGCTCAGCATGCTGATCCTGCTGCTGATGCTGGCAGGCGACGGCAAATAG
- a CDS encoding uracil-xanthine permease family protein — protein sequence MFGIVKQAISGAQILFVAFGALVLVPLLTGLNPAMALLGAGVGTLIFQWLTGRQVPIFLGSSFAFIGPIIVAMQTWGQGATQFGLLVAGAMYFVVAGLIKWRGMALINKLLPPVVIGPVIMVIGLSVAVAASGMAMGQGGGKQLVPYETSLLLAAISLATTIIVAVFAGGMLRLVPILCGVIAGYLAAAVLGVVDVSGVATAPWFAFPHWVSPEVNWAAALFMLPVAIAPTIEHIGAVMAVGKVTGQDYTVKPGLHRTLSGDGVGVCFAGFVGGPPITTYSEVTGALMITRNFNAVIMSWAAVLAVILAFFGKFNAILTSIPLPVMGGIMVLLFGTIASIGLKTLIDAKVDLMAPRNLVIVSVVLTCGIGGLTLKLGDFSLAGVGLVSILAILLNLILPPARAHDGIPEGQDL from the coding sequence ATGTTCGGAATCGTGAAGCAGGCGATCTCGGGGGCGCAGATCCTGTTCGTCGCCTTCGGTGCCTTGGTGCTGGTGCCCTTGCTCACCGGGCTGAATCCGGCGATGGCGCTGCTGGGGGCGGGGGTGGGCACGCTGATCTTCCAGTGGCTGACAGGGCGGCAGGTGCCGATCTTTCTCGGCTCGTCGTTTGCCTTCATCGGTCCCATCATCGTTGCCATGCAGACTTGGGGCCAGGGCGCGACGCAGTTCGGCCTGCTGGTGGCCGGCGCCATGTATTTCGTCGTGGCTGGCCTCATCAAATGGCGCGGCATGGCGCTGATCAACAAGCTATTGCCGCCGGTGGTGATCGGGCCGGTGATCATGGTGATCGGCCTGTCGGTGGCCGTGGCGGCGTCGGGCATGGCGATGGGGCAGGGCGGCGGCAAGCAGCTGGTGCCGTACGAAACTTCCTTGCTGCTAGCAGCCATTTCGCTGGCCACCACCATCATCGTGGCGGTGTTCGCCGGCGGCATGCTGCGGCTCGTGCCTATCCTGTGCGGTGTGATCGCGGGCTACCTCGCGGCAGCGGTGCTGGGCGTGGTTGATGTCAGCGGTGTGGCGACAGCGCCGTGGTTCGCCTTCCCGCATTGGGTGTCGCCGGAAGTGAACTGGGCCGCGGCGCTGTTCATGCTGCCGGTGGCGATTGCGCCGACCATCGAGCACATCGGCGCGGTGATGGCCGTGGGCAAGGTCACCGGCCAGGACTATACGGTCAAGCCAGGCCTGCATCGCACGTTGTCTGGTGATGGGGTGGGCGTATGTTTTGCCGGCTTCGTCGGCGGCCCGCCGATCACCACCTATTCCGAAGTGACTGGCGCGCTAATGATCACCCGCAATTTCAACGCGGTGATCATGAGCTGGGCGGCGGTGCTGGCGGTGATCCTGGCTTTCTTCGGCAAGTTCAACGCCATCCTCACCTCGATTCCGCTGCCGGTCATGGGGGGCATCATGGTGCTGCTGTTCGGCACCATCGCCAGCATCGGCCTCAAGACGTTGATCGACGCCAAGGTGGACCTGATGGCCCCGCGCAACCTGGTGATCGTCTCCGTGGTGCTCACCTGCGGCATCGGCGGATTGACGCTGAAGCTGGGCGATTTCAGCCTCGCTGGTGTTGGCCTCGTCAGCATCCTTGCCATCTTGCTCAATCTGATCCTGCCGCCCGCGCGGGCGCACGACGGCATCCCGGAAGGACAGGACCTCTGA